A genomic window from Lotus japonicus ecotype B-129 chromosome 1, LjGifu_v1.2 includes:
- the LOC130743740 gene encoding uncharacterized protein LOC130743740, whose protein sequence is MRAQPPLRGRQEPLLNETFFNDCISCYAVIPRIQQGQQQSFVKKFMDIIDPLRKNNNLGRSVSRGSFLTIKNAISDGAEKLEQLLHCPVENLIAQFDFIFMNTWARNGNGFWMHLDSYNIYIRNMNVVELTSQDQASQGSYRIHQNPANYLVESKQICGPSDVSAVSQTGSSKNKGIFIGEVTSDVSSSKASQPDEVRGYWTPHSTSESAASYLQALQISSSISSQGPMCGPGTLARGTHVLAGPGSNMNPEPHGSTSENYAEQGSDTLCGDFGNYWINLQYVEKKVFQFHEHDGSWCSRCC, encoded by the exons ATGAGAG CTCAACCTCCCCTAAGGGGTCGCCAAGAGCCACTGCTCAATGAAACTTTTTTCAATGATTGCATCTCTTGCTATGCTGTGATCCCAAGAATCCAACAAGGCCAGCAGCAATCTTTTGTCAAAAAATTCATGGATATCATAGATCCTTTACGCAAAAACAACAACTTGGGGCGAAGCGTTAGTAGAG GTAGCTTCTTAACAATTAAGAATGCAATTTCTGATGGTGCTGAGAAGCTGGAGCAATTGCTGCATTGCCCTGTAGAGAACCTAATAGCTCAGTTTGATTTCATTTTCATGAACACATGGGCCAGAAATGGAAATGGTTTCTGGATGCATTTAGATTCTTATAATATTTACATAAGAAATATGAATGTTGTGGAGTTAACATCTCAGGATCAAGCTTCGCAGGGTTCATACAGAATTCACCAAAATCCTGCTAACTATTTGGTAGAATCCAAACAAATATGTGGACCATCTGATGTATCTGCTGTTTCTCAAACTGGGAGCTCAAAGAATAAAGGCATCTTCATTGGTGAGGTGACCTCTGATGTATCATCATCTAAGGCTTCTCAGCCTGATGAGGTCAGAGGATATTGGACTCCTCATTCAACTTCTGAAAGTGCTGCTTCATATCTTCAGGCTCTTCAAATATCCAGTTCTATTTCCAGCCAAGGGCCAATGTGTGGGCCTGGTACATTAGCTCGTGGCACTCATGTTCTTGCTGGTCCTGGATCTAACATGAATCCTGAACCACATGGGTCAACTTCAGAGAATTATGCAGAACAAGGGTCTGATACTCTGTGTGGGGATTTTGGAAACTACTGGATCAACCTGCAATAT GTTGAGAAAAAAGTCTTCCAATTTCATGAACATGATGGCTCATGGTGCTCCCGTTGTTGCTGA